From Senegalia massiliensis, a single genomic window includes:
- a CDS encoding GNAT family N-acetyltransferase, translating into MIKIKKIVDKGLITSITLKIMNALPKWFSPPEDIKNKSIEHRDMLFFGVFDKSKVIGFIALKVHNKYTVSIYNLGVLEEYHGQGIGHNLLITAENYCKESGYKFITVKTLDSSIQYEPYERTRRFYFKNGFYPLEVFPLIWNLENPCLFLAKYIGN; encoded by the coding sequence TTGATTAAGATTAAAAAAATAGTTGATAAAGGTTTAATAACCAGTATTACACTTAAAATTATGAATGCATTGCCAAAATGGTTTAGTCCACCAGAAGATATTAAAAATAAGTCTATTGAACATAGAGATATGTTATTCTTTGGAGTTTTTGATAAAAGTAAAGTTATTGGATTTATTGCTTTAAAAGTACATAATAAGTATACAGTTAGTATATATAATTTAGGAGTATTAGAAGAATATCATGGACAAGGTATAGGTCATAATCTACTAATTACTGCTGAAAATTATTGTAAAGAAAGTGGGTATAAATTTATTACAGTAAAAACACTAGACTCATCAATACAATATGAACCTTATGAACGAACAAGGAGGTTTTATTTTAAAAATGGATTTTATCCATTAGAAGTATTTCCTTTAATTTGGAATTTAGAGAACCCCTGCTTATTTTTAGCAAAATATATTGGTAACTAA
- a CDS encoding GNAT family N-acetyltransferase, with protein sequence MRNVKENSFNKKTIDYIEGGKELLEFVEPLWKKLNDHHMQNSIHFKERFKKFSFKDRREVIEKSEDKQVFITLAKDIIQGKYIGYVIASILKESIGEINSIYIEDDYRGLKIGDTLMKNSLDWIRNNGVIRIKIGVASGNEEAFKFYARYGFFPRTTILEYI encoded by the coding sequence GTGAGGAATGTAAAAGAAAATAGTTTCAATAAGAAAACTATAGATTATATAGAAGGTGGAAAAGAGTTGTTAGAATTTGTTGAACCTTTATGGAAAAAACTTAATGATCACCATATGCAAAATTCTATTCACTTTAAAGAAAGGTTTAAAAAGTTTAGTTTTAAAGATAGAAGAGAAGTTATAGAGAAAAGTGAAGATAAACAAGTATTTATAACTTTGGCAAAAGATATTATACAAGGTAAATATATAGGATATGTAATAGCATCTATATTAAAAGAAAGTATTGGAGAAATTAATTCAATTTATATAGAAGATGACTATAGAGGACTAAAAATAGGAGATACTCTTATGAAAAATTCATTAGACTGGATTAGAAATAATGGTGTAATAAGAATAAAAATTGGAGTTGCATCAGGAAATGAGGAAGCTTTTAAATTTTATGCTAGATATGGATTTTTTCCAAGAACAACTATTTTAGAATATATATAA
- a CDS encoding GFA family protein: MEYYEEYKSIADELTPEKFKEGAIIMKHTGSCLCGEIKFEVEGDFENFFLCHCKYCRKDTGSAHAANLFSSTAKLKWLSGENKAKIFNYKSSGHIKSFCSNCGSALPNIQMDGQLLVVPAGSLDSKVPIKPQGHIYLESKANWDNDLDKVTKFDKLPK; encoded by the coding sequence TTGGAGTATTATGAAGAATATAAAAGTATAGCAGATGAATTAACCCCCGAAAAATTTAAAGAAGGAGCAATAATTATGAAACATACAGGATCATGTCTTTGTGGTGAAATTAAATTTGAAGTAGAAGGGGATTTTGAAAATTTCTTTCTTTGTCATTGTAAGTATTGTCGTAAAGATACTGGATCAGCACATGCTGCAAATCTATTTTCTTCCACAGCTAAGTTAAAGTGGTTATCTGGTGAAAATAAAGCAAAAATTTTTAACTATAAATCTAGTGGACACATAAAAAGTTTTTGCTCTAATTGTGGATCTGCACTTCCAAATATTCAGATGGATGGACAATTATTGGTTGTTCCAGCAGGATCTCTTGATAGCAAAGTACCTATTAAACCTCAAGGTCATATTTACTTAGAAAGTAAAGCTAACTGGGATAATGACTTAGATAAGGTAACTAAATTTGATAAACTACCAAAATAA
- a CDS encoding M1 family aminopeptidase has product MIKHNYYDIELSINPKKQSIKVDTKLTYYCNEENINRLNFYIHKDLIIHNINCNNLVKYRVEEDIANWNPFISESKKVTIYFNKSLFKRDKIDIKFNYSGQIRGLGSSGVNRITEKWIELGVYAPWFPLVESFDKAYFKVKILFEEGNYAVVGSNITKKVDKGWIIEQKVPFIDCSFLASEYFIENQYSSQIKQVYIKVYYINQEHKTIAKKLSEQSIFIFKTFTNKFGEISHQDYSIVILPREDGGGYNRPGLIVLPNLKVNQALTHYKYLSGEIGNFKYLAHEISHLWWSKADINTWEDWLNESFAEYSSLIAIRKYYGEKEFKDIIDKYIENSKELPPIKGIDRGHKNVFDTLYIKGCILLHELEKEIGEEKFEKLLNEMHINKINNTEKLLDKLLHLK; this is encoded by the coding sequence ATGATAAAACATAATTACTATGATATTGAATTAAGTATTAATCCCAAAAAACAATCAATAAAAGTTGATACTAAATTAACTTATTATTGTAATGAAGAAAACATAAACAGATTAAATTTTTATATACATAAAGATTTAATTATTCATAATATAAATTGCAATAATTTAGTTAAGTATAGAGTTGAAGAAGATATAGCAAACTGGAACCCCTTTATTTCTGAGTCTAAAAAAGTTACTATTTATTTTAATAAATCATTATTTAAAAGAGATAAAATTGATATTAAATTTAATTATAGTGGACAAATAAGAGGATTAGGAAGTTCAGGTGTTAATAGAATTACAGAAAAATGGATAGAGCTTGGAGTATATGCTCCATGGTTTCCTTTAGTTGAAAGCTTTGATAAAGCGTATTTTAAAGTTAAGATTTTATTTGAAGAAGGTAATTATGCTGTAGTTGGTAGTAATATTACAAAGAAAGTGGACAAGGGGTGGATTATAGAACAAAAAGTCCCTTTTATTGATTGTTCCTTTCTTGCTTCAGAATATTTTATTGAGAATCAATATAGTAGCCAAATAAAACAAGTATATATCAAAGTTTATTATATTAATCAGGAACATAAGACAATTGCTAAGAAATTAAGTGAACAATCCATTTTCATATTTAAAACTTTTACTAATAAATTTGGAGAAATAAGCCATCAAGACTACTCAATAGTAATTCTACCTAGAGAAGATGGTGGAGGTTATAATAGACCAGGATTAATTGTTCTTCCAAATTTAAAAGTAAATCAAGCACTTACTCATTATAAATATTTATCTGGTGAAATTGGAAATTTCAAGTATCTTGCTCATGAAATATCACATCTTTGGTGGTCAAAGGCTGATATAAATACATGGGAAGATTGGTTAAATGAATCTTTTGCAGAGTATTCTAGTTTAATAGCTATAAGGAAATACTATGGTGAGAAAGAATTTAAAGACATAATTGATAAATACATAGAAAATTCCAAGGAACTACCACCAATAAAAGGAATAGATAGGGGACATAAAAATGTATTTGATACTTTATATATAAAGGGATGTATTTTATTACATGAATTAGAAAAAGAAATTGGAGAAGAAAAGTTTGAAAAACTTTTAAATGAAATGCATATTAATAAAATCAATAATACAGAAAAATTGCTAGATAAACTTTTACATTTAAAATAA
- a CDS encoding 2'-5' RNA ligase family protein produces the protein MKKRSIIIFPKLNDIEIIEEIRSKYDPLYTCIKPHITLVFPFESDINTEELKKHMIEILKDINKFKIRLRGITGTSDYYLFLNIKQGNDKIIEIHDKLYTGILNKFLYKKLTYFPHLTVGKLDDISKFESAFSETEDIVNIFETVVEKIYVEQIDENENSNIEFIIEL, from the coding sequence ATGAAAAAAAGATCTATAATTATTTTTCCTAAATTAAATGATATTGAAATTATAGAAGAAATTAGAAGTAAATATGACCCACTATATACTTGCATTAAACCTCATATTACTCTAGTTTTTCCATTTGAAAGTGATATAAATACAGAAGAACTTAAAAAACATATGATAGAAATATTGAAAGACATAAATAAATTTAAAATTAGGTTAAGAGGTATAACAGGAACATCAGATTATTATTTATTTTTAAATATTAAACAGGGTAATGATAAAATAATTGAAATACATGATAAATTATATACAGGAATTTTAAACAAATTTTTATATAAGAAACTCACGTATTTTCCTCATCTTACAGTTGGGAAACTAGATGATATAAGTAAATTTGAGTCAGCATTTAGTGAAACAGAAGATATAGTGAATATTTTTGAAACAGTAGTTGAAAAGATATATGTTGAGCAAATTGATGAAAATGAAAATTCAAATATTGAGTTCATCATTGAGCTATAG
- a CDS encoding GNAT family N-acetyltransferase: MEVSVSKANIQDCETIYNMQRESFNSLLEKYQDYDTNPGNEEIDDIYRRFNQSFTDYYLIQGQYKVLGAIRVIRNESKNMCRISPVFILPKYQGQGIAQKVFKIIEQTYPWARKWKLDTILQEQGHCYLYEKLGYKKTGKEKKINDKMTIVYYEKVMNDL, translated from the coding sequence GTGGAGGTTTCAGTTAGTAAAGCAAACATACAAGATTGTGAGACTATTTATAATATGCAGAGGGAATCTTTTAATTCATTACTTGAAAAATATCAAGATTATGATACAAATCCAGGAAATGAAGAAATTGATGATATATATAGACGTTTTAATCAATCTTTTACAGACTATTATTTAATTCAAGGTCAATATAAAGTATTAGGAGCAATAAGAGTAATTAGAAACGAAAGTAAGAACATGTGTAGAATTAGTCCTGTATTTATATTACCTAAATATCAAGGTCAAGGGATTGCACAAAAAGTATTTAAGATAATAGAACAAACATATCCATGGGCTAGAAAGTGGAAACTTGACACAATTTTACAAGAACAAGGACATTGTTATCTATATGAAAAACTAGGTTACAAAAAGACTGGAAAAGAAAAGAAGATAAACGACAAAATGACTATTGTCTATTATGAGAAAGTGATGAATGATTTATAA
- a CDS encoding aminoglycoside phosphotransferase family protein encodes MIDQLYAVKANNSTVICLETYFLKFYNNIKILPKLVYVEPSKKYFVYSFIEGEIKSQIYNKSYLLQKLVISLINQYRSISHFKGWGWAENLVDSWEQFLIENIDYSKERLKITLTEEDYLLVRNLASNFNAKDKYFLHGDCGIHNFIFCEKHLCAVIDPTPIVGEPIYDLLYAFCSSPDDLTIETLNTAINYLKINNYEKDVVYKYVLIILYNRIATCTEHHPQDLSKYLEAWNYWKSFICE; translated from the coding sequence ATGATAGACCAGTTGTATGCTGTAAAAGCAAATAACTCTACTGTCATTTGTCTAGAGACATATTTTCTTAAATTTTATAACAATATTAAAATACTTCCTAAGCTAGTTTATGTTGAACCATCAAAAAAATATTTTGTTTATTCATTTATAGAAGGAGAGATTAAAAGTCAAATTTATAATAAATCTTATTTGTTGCAGAAACTTGTAATAAGCCTTATTAATCAATACAGATCTATTTCACATTTTAAAGGATGGGGATGGGCTGAAAATTTAGTTGATTCATGGGAACAATTTCTTATTGAAAATATTGATTATTCAAAAGAAAGACTTAAAATTACGTTAACAGAAGAAGATTATTTACTTGTAAGAAATTTGGCAAGTAATTTTAATGCAAAAGATAAATATTTTCTTCATGGGGATTGTGGCATACATAACTTTATATTTTGTGAGAAACATTTATGTGCTGTCATTGATCCTACACCTATAGTAGGAGAGCCTATATATGATTTACTTTATGCATTTTGTTCATCACCAGACGACTTGACAATAGAAACTTTAAATACAGCAATAAATTACTTAAAAATAAATAACTATGAAAAAGACGTAGTTTATAAATATGTTTTAATTATATTATATAATAGAATAGCAACTTGTACTGAACATCATCCTCAAGATTTATCTAAGTATTTGGAAGCTTGGAATTATTGGAAAAGTTTTATATGTGAGTAA
- a CDS encoding GNAT family N-acetyltransferase: MDIRWAKKEDSKDLSIIHSESWKTAYKNIVSDEVLDKIDVKKREDYFKQLLKEKKKEIAVMVLDNIVIGFITLGMNRDNDLDDAYGEIWGIYLLPRYWNKGFGSILMNWGINKLYDRGYKGISLWVLEENLNARAFYEKLGFTCDGVIKEIKIEKILNEVRYIRHINDE; the protein is encoded by the coding sequence ATGGATATAAGATGGGCAAAAAAAGAAGATTCAAAAGATTTATCTATTATTCATTCAGAATCATGGAAAACTGCATATAAAAACATCGTATCTGATGAAGTATTAGATAAAATTGATGTAAAGAAGAGAGAAGATTATTTTAAACAATTACTAAAAGAGAAAAAGAAAGAAATAGCTGTGATGGTATTAGATAATATAGTTATTGGATTTATTACATTAGGAATGAATAGAGATAATGATTTAGATGATGCTTATGGTGAAATATGGGGAATATATCTATTACCTCGGTATTGGAACAAAGGTTTTGGAAGCATTTTAATGAACTGGGGAATTAATAAATTATACGATAGGGGTTACAAAGGTATATCTCTTTGGGTACTTGAAGAAAATTTAAATGCTAGGGCATTTTATGAAAAACTAGGATTTACTTGTGATGGAGTAATAAAAGAAATAAAAATAGAAAAGATTTTAAATGAAGTACGATATATAAGACATATTAATGATGAATAA